One part of the Bacteroidia bacterium genome encodes these proteins:
- a CDS encoding acetyl-CoA C-acyltransferase produces MAKEVFIVSAVRTPLGSFGGSLASVPAPRLGAVAIKGALDRIGLAPGEVQEVIMGCVIQANLGQAPARQAAKFAGLPDHVQCTTVNKVCASGMKAIMQGAQSILLGDADVVIAGGMENMSQVPFYLDTMRWGSKYGNASAIDGLAKDGLTDVYHNYAMGVAADLCAKECNISRKEQDDFAIESYKRSADAWKNGKFTAEIVPVGIPQKKGDPVFFKEDEEYKSVKFDKIPELRAVFSKEGTVTAANASTMNDGAAAVVLMSKEKMEQLGLKPLAKIRGYADAEQAPEWFTTTPSLAVPKAVAKAGLKMEDVHFYELNEAFSVVGLVNMQKMKLDPKKVNVNGGAVSLGHPLGCSGARIVVTLLHVLKQNNAKIGAAGICNGGGGASAMVIESL; encoded by the coding sequence ATGGCAAAAGAAGTATTCATAGTTAGCGCGGTTCGTACTCCTCTTGGAAGTTTTGGAGGTTCTCTTGCTTCTGTACCTGCACCCCGCCTGGGGGCTGTTGCAATTAAAGGAGCGTTGGATAGAATCGGGCTCGCTCCCGGCGAAGTACAGGAAGTCATCATGGGCTGTGTCATACAAGCCAACCTGGGACAGGCACCCGCCCGCCAGGCCGCCAAATTTGCCGGGCTTCCTGATCATGTTCAATGTACGACGGTCAATAAAGTATGCGCCTCGGGGATGAAGGCCATTATGCAGGGCGCACAGTCCATTTTACTAGGCGACGCCGATGTGGTGATCGCAGGAGGAATGGAGAATATGAGCCAGGTTCCTTTTTATCTGGACACCATGCGCTGGGGAAGTAAATACGGAAATGCCAGCGCCATTGACGGCCTTGCAAAAGACGGGCTCACGGATGTTTATCATAATTACGCCATGGGAGTAGCTGCAGACCTGTGCGCCAAAGAATGCAATATCTCCCGGAAAGAGCAGGATGATTTTGCCATCGAATCTTACAAACGATCCGCCGACGCCTGGAAAAACGGAAAATTTACTGCAGAGATCGTTCCCGTCGGTATTCCTCAGAAGAAAGGAGATCCGGTATTTTTCAAGGAGGACGAGGAATACAAAAGCGTAAAATTCGACAAGATTCCAGAGTTACGGGCAGTGTTCAGTAAAGAGGGAACAGTTACAGCCGCTAATGCCTCCACAATGAATGATGGTGCTGCCGCTGTGGTGCTCATGAGTAAAGAGAAAATGGAACAACTCGGATTAAAGCCACTCGCAAAAATCCGGGGTTATGCTGATGCAGAACAGGCTCCGGAATGGTTTACCACTACCCCCTCGCTCGCTGTGCCCAAAGCGGTAGCGAAAGCGGGTTTAAAAATGGAGGATGTTCATTTTTACGAACTCAATGAAGCGTTTTCGGTGGTAGGACTGGTAAACATGCAAAAAATGAAACTGGATCCGAAAAAAGTGAATGTAAACGGCGGAGCCGTTTCCCTGGGGCATCCACTCGGCTGCTCAGGGGCACGCATCGTCGTTACACTGCTCCATGTACTTAAGCAGAACAATGCGAAGATAGGCGCAGCCGGAATTTGCAACGGAGGCGGAGGCGCCAGCGCAATGGTAATTGAAAGCCTGTAA
- a CDS encoding acyltransferase, translated as MMLLPDNQNKIGYLEGLRGLAALAVVAHHFMLGFYTAAYDGNPERAHTEGLELWFYSSPLNVIANGNFCVMIFFVLSGFVLSHKYLSQGDFSILTNAAKRRYFRLFIPVGFTLLLSFILLRLNAYKHLEVSVIAHSEPWMGTLWRMDPSFGTWLEFFFYRVMFQGWHDYDTSMWTMSKELYGSFLVFGLLAITHKLKSKNIAFLAAIILAFLFDMDHYIGFFAGMMLFSLEKLALKSEGILSRTVLPWTLMAGGLLLGSFPSLAWAYMSWWDFIKNQAILDHFVFIHSIGAIMVVAAVIMSPIMQKILGTKPLLFLGNISFSLYLLHPLVLGSFASSFFLDHHLDWGYNKTGLITFILYLLLSGLLAWIMTITVDRFSIHFTKKLFKMETVKKVKGKKKK; from the coding sequence ATGATGCTGCTCCCGGACAACCAGAACAAAATAGGATACCTTGAAGGTTTGCGGGGATTAGCGGCTCTGGCCGTGGTTGCGCACCACTTTATGCTGGGATTTTACACCGCTGCCTACGACGGGAATCCCGAAAGAGCACATACCGAAGGGCTGGAACTATGGTTCTATTCGAGTCCACTCAATGTCATCGCCAACGGAAATTTCTGCGTCATGATCTTCTTTGTGCTGAGCGGGTTCGTGCTGAGTCATAAATACCTCAGCCAGGGGGATTTTTCCATTCTTACGAATGCAGCCAAACGAAGATACTTCCGGCTTTTCATCCCGGTAGGATTTACCCTGCTCCTTTCTTTTATTCTCCTTCGCCTGAATGCCTATAAACACCTGGAAGTATCCGTAATCGCTCACTCTGAACCATGGATGGGAACTCTCTGGCGCATGGATCCTTCCTTCGGCACCTGGCTGGAATTTTTCTTTTACCGGGTGATGTTTCAGGGATGGCATGATTATGACACCTCTATGTGGACGATGTCAAAAGAGCTTTACGGATCCTTTCTGGTATTCGGATTGCTGGCAATAACCCATAAACTGAAATCAAAAAATATTGCCTTCCTGGCAGCTATCATCCTGGCCTTCTTATTCGACATGGATCATTACATTGGCTTTTTTGCCGGCATGATGCTTTTTTCTCTTGAAAAACTCGCGCTAAAGTCGGAAGGTATTCTTTCCCGCACGGTTCTGCCCTGGACACTCATGGCAGGCGGTCTGCTGCTCGGCTCCTTTCCGTCGCTCGCCTGGGCGTATATGAGCTGGTGGGATTTTATAAAGAATCAGGCTATTTTGGATCACTTCGTTTTCATACACTCAATCGGCGCAATAATGGTGGTTGCGGCGGTTATCATGAGCCCGATCATGCAAAAGATCCTGGGCACAAAGCCGTTGCTTTTCCTGGGTAACATTTCATTTTCGCTTTACTTGCTTCATCCCCTCGTACTGGGTTCTTTCGCCTCCTCGTTCTTCCTGGATCATCATCTCGACTGGGGTTATAATAAAACCGGACTGATTACATTTATTCTCTATCTCTTGCTGTCGGGCCTACTCGCATGGATCATGACAATCACCGTGGATCGCTTCAGTATTCACTTTACAAAGAAGCTCTTTAAAATGGAGACGGTAAAGAAGGTAAAGGGCAAGAAGAAGAAATAG
- a CDS encoding ABC transporter ATP-binding protein, producing the protein MISVRHLSKSYNSNVAVSDISFDIRQGECFGLLGPNGAGKTTTLSILSTLIPADAGSVSVAGFDIKTQAPECKKSIGVVPQEIALYEELTAWQNLLFWGGLYGVSGKKLRDRAEEILTLVGLSDRRHDKVKTYSGGMKRRINIAAALLHHPHILFMDEPTVGIDPQSRNLIFEVVEKFHKEGMTLIYTTHYMEEAERLCDRIGIIESGKLIACGTIDELKALSPVKESIDIQLTNLTGAELDHLKLEFPSLIYAGQLITLPSHSVKTDLGKLVLKCSELGLDIIQVEIKKINLESVFLALTGKQLRD; encoded by the coding sequence ATGATCTCTGTACGGCATCTTAGTAAATCCTATAACAGCAATGTCGCTGTGAGCGATATCAGCTTCGATATACGGCAGGGAGAATGTTTCGGGCTGCTGGGACCAAATGGCGCGGGGAAAACCACAACCCTTTCCATACTCAGCACCTTAATCCCGGCAGATGCCGGCTCGGTAAGTGTGGCTGGCTTCGATATAAAAACACAGGCCCCGGAGTGTAAAAAAAGCATAGGGGTTGTACCCCAGGAAATTGCACTTTACGAAGAGCTGACCGCCTGGCAGAACCTGCTATTCTGGGGAGGACTCTACGGTGTAAGCGGAAAGAAACTTCGGGATCGCGCGGAAGAAATCCTGACGCTGGTAGGTCTGAGCGACCGTCGGCATGATAAAGTCAAGACCTATTCCGGAGGTATGAAAAGGCGCATCAATATCGCTGCTGCGCTTCTCCATCATCCACATATCCTTTTCATGGACGAACCCACCGTAGGCATTGACCCGCAGAGTCGTAATCTGATTTTTGAAGTGGTGGAAAAATTCCATAAAGAAGGTATGACCCTGATTTATACCACCCATTACATGGAAGAAGCCGAAAGACTCTGCGACCGCATTGGGATCATAGAAAGCGGAAAACTCATAGCGTGCGGAACAATTGATGAACTCAAGGCGCTGAGTCCTGTCAAAGAGAGCATAGATATTCAGCTGACCAACCTGACGGGGGCTGAACTGGATCACCTAAAACTAGAATTTCCCTCACTGATTTACGCCGGTCAACTGATTACGCTTCCGTCGCACAGCGTAAAAACGGACCTGGGGAAACTCGTGCTGAAATGTTCTGAACTGGGCCTGGATATTATTCAGGTGGAGATTAAAAAAATAAATCTCGAATCCGTATTTCTTGCACTCACCGGAAAACAACTTCGTGACTGA
- a CDS encoding TIGR00730 family Rossman fold protein: MSEQDDKIRRAFESKDWSEIKARDSWQLFKIMGEFVEGFEKMARIGPCVSVFGSARTKPGTRYYKLAEEIAYKLTKEGYGVITGGGPGIMEAANKGAQAGQGKSVGLNIVLPFEQKHNPYIDYDKLISFDYFFVRKTIFLKYSQGFIALPGGFGTMDELFEALTLVQTNKIAHFPTVLVGKKYWQGLLDWIRNTMLNEENNVSAEDLDLFSIVDTADEAVKVIADFYSKYTLKPNF, translated from the coding sequence ATGTCGGAACAGGACGACAAGATCCGACGGGCATTCGAATCCAAGGACTGGAGTGAAATCAAAGCCCGGGATTCCTGGCAACTCTTCAAGATCATGGGAGAGTTTGTGGAGGGATTTGAAAAGATGGCGCGTATCGGTCCCTGCGTCTCTGTTTTCGGATCCGCCCGTACAAAGCCCGGCACCCGCTATTATAAGCTGGCAGAGGAGATCGCCTATAAACTGACCAAAGAAGGCTACGGCGTAATCACCGGCGGAGGCCCGGGTATTATGGAAGCGGCCAACAAGGGCGCACAAGCCGGCCAGGGAAAATCCGTTGGACTTAACATCGTGCTTCCCTTCGAACAAAAACACAATCCCTACATCGATTACGATAAGCTGATCAGCTTCGATTACTTTTTTGTCCGCAAAACCATCTTTTTGAAGTATTCGCAGGGTTTTATTGCCTTGCCGGGTGGTTTTGGAACCATGGACGAATTGTTCGAAGCCCTCACGCTGGTTCAAACGAACAAGATCGCTCACTTCCCAACTGTACTGGTGGGAAAAAAATACTGGCAAGGACTTCTTGACTGGATCCGCAATACCATGTTGAACGAGGAAAATAATGTAAGTGCGGAAGATCTTGATCTTTTTTCCATTGTGGATACGGCCGATGAGGCAGTTAAGGTTATCGCTGATTTTTATTCCAAATACACACTGAAACCAAACTTTTAG
- a CDS encoding dephospho-CoA kinase: MLKIGLTGGIGSGKSTLAKAFAALGVPVFNADEETKKHLDDRDILSKIRELFGDQVLDNNGKVDRKKLSAIVFADNVMLNKLNELMHPVAAKAFSGWVARQRSEYVIKEAAILFESGADAQVDEVITVSCPESERITRVCKRDGVSETEVRSRMKYQWTDAQREAKSQYVILNDGCPVLEQVLHLHEQFRRKK; encoded by the coding sequence ATGTTAAAAATCGGTCTAACCGGAGGTATTGGCAGCGGAAAAAGTACGCTGGCGAAAGCATTTGCCGCTCTGGGTGTGCCGGTTTTTAACGCGGATGAGGAAACTAAAAAACACCTGGATGACCGGGATATTTTAAGCAAGATCCGGGAGTTATTCGGAGACCAGGTGCTGGATAATAACGGGAAAGTTGATCGCAAAAAGCTGTCGGCCATCGTTTTTGCGGATAATGTAATGCTGAACAAACTGAATGAACTGATGCACCCTGTTGCTGCGAAGGCGTTTTCCGGATGGGTGGCTCGTCAACGGTCTGAATATGTGATCAAGGAAGCGGCCATACTGTTTGAGAGTGGAGCCGATGCGCAGGTAGATGAAGTGATCACGGTTTCCTGTCCGGAATCCGAGCGAATCACCCGTGTATGCAAGAGAGACGGTGTAAGTGAGACAGAAGTTCGATCACGTATGAAATACCAGTGGACGGACGCGCAACGGGAGGCAAAATCACAGTACGTGATTCTGAACGATGGCTGCCCGGTACTGGAGCAGGTGCTTCATCTTCACGAACAGTTCAGGCGAAAAAAATGA
- a CDS encoding ABC transporter permease, protein MFKLALKDLRLVLSDKRGMLLGFALPIALISLFAYAFGGVGKSSPAPKPREVVIADGDSSPFSKMLIRHIDSMPEFTVLQTTSDSAREMVKKGERAAVLLIGPGSGDSISRKNFPGLEFLYDEAEGPSTTILQSALYNTLASIIEPLLIPDSIRPLNLQPQHRKTFIRSVPVVAEQGNSPGLIQAVAGTSIMMMLFSVSAIGAGLLDEKSEGTLKRLLYSPVTPNGILLGKMLFANIMSIAQLTVMFLFAWVAFGLQIIPVIIPTFLMILCTAFACSSFGVFLASLARTRVQVQGLSTLIVLVMSAVGGSMVPSFVMPEFMQKISVLSVNYWGIQGFYDIFWRQLSLSDPVFLQRLIVLLVIGGVFNGIALMLFRRNLFNLH, encoded by the coding sequence ATGTTTAAGCTCGCTCTAAAAGACTTACGGTTAGTACTGTCCGACAAACGCGGGATGCTGCTGGGATTCGCACTGCCCATCGCCCTGATCTCGCTGTTCGCTTATGCGTTCGGCGGGGTAGGAAAGTCTTCGCCTGCTCCAAAACCCAGAGAGGTAGTGATAGCTGACGGAGACAGTAGCCCATTCAGTAAAATGCTTATCCGGCACATTGATTCCATGCCTGAATTTACCGTATTGCAGACCACCTCCGACTCCGCGAGGGAGATGGTGAAAAAAGGTGAACGAGCCGCGGTTCTGCTGATCGGACCGGGTTCCGGTGATTCCATAAGCAGGAAGAATTTTCCCGGTCTGGAGTTTCTATACGACGAAGCAGAGGGGCCTTCAACAACCATTCTTCAGAGCGCCCTTTATAATACCCTGGCTTCAATCATTGAACCTTTACTTATTCCCGACTCTATCCGACCCTTAAACCTTCAGCCGCAGCATCGAAAAACCTTCATCCGGTCTGTACCCGTGGTGGCAGAGCAGGGAAATTCTCCCGGCCTCATACAGGCAGTGGCAGGAACCTCCATCATGATGATGCTGTTCTCTGTTTCCGCAATCGGCGCCGGGCTGCTGGACGAAAAAAGCGAGGGAACATTAAAGCGGCTGCTGTACTCTCCGGTAACACCCAACGGCATCCTGCTTGGAAAAATGCTTTTTGCCAATATTATGTCAATTGCCCAGCTCACGGTCATGTTTCTCTTCGCCTGGGTGGCATTCGGACTTCAAATTATTCCTGTGATCATTCCAACTTTTCTGATGATTCTCTGCACAGCCTTCGCCTGTTCATCATTTGGTGTTTTTCTCGCTTCACTGGCACGGACACGTGTGCAGGTACAGGGCCTTTCCACGCTCATTGTACTCGTGATGAGTGCCGTCGGCGGGAGTATGGTTCCAAGTTTTGTGATGCCGGAGTTCATGCAGAAGATATCCGTTCTCTCCGTGAACTACTGGGGAATACAGGGATTCTACGATATTTTCTGGAGACAATTATCCCTTAGCGATCCGGTTTTTCTGCAGCGCCTGATTGTACTGCTGGTCATAGGAGGGGTATTCAACGGAATTGCGTTAATGCTTTTCCGTAGGAATCTGTTTAACCTTCACTAG
- a CDS encoding C40 family peptidase, whose product MYVVSTLSIVPVRKEPRSQSELVSQWLFGETAEILESGKEWHRIRITHDRYEGWINSAQATSLSHSQFLDISTHPVCLCSGITGMVKDRKLTQEYPVTAGCLLPGLIAGSFLLGENIYSFQGDFHQPEKPDLSEFLPYAMKFIHAPYLWGGRTPFGVDCSGFVQSVYRYCGIPLPRDARQQAEFGEVLSFLEESKAGDLAFFDNKDGEIIHVGILLSPDRILHASGKVRIDKIDHQGIFQEELGNYTHHLRVLKRY is encoded by the coding sequence ATGTATGTAGTTTCAACCCTCAGCATTGTCCCCGTACGGAAAGAACCTCGTTCCCAGTCCGAACTTGTATCACAATGGCTCTTTGGTGAAACAGCGGAAATTCTGGAGTCAGGTAAAGAATGGCACAGGATCCGGATCACCCACGACCGGTATGAAGGCTGGATAAACAGTGCGCAAGCAACCTCCCTCTCCCACTCACAGTTTCTGGATATTTCTACCCATCCTGTATGCCTTTGCAGCGGAATTACCGGTATGGTCAAAGACAGGAAGCTTACACAGGAATATCCCGTTACGGCCGGCTGTCTTTTGCCAGGACTGATTGCAGGGAGTTTCCTGCTTGGCGAAAACATTTATTCATTCCAGGGTGATTTTCACCAGCCGGAAAAACCTGATCTCAGTGAATTTCTTCCTTATGCAATGAAATTTATCCATGCGCCTTACCTATGGGGCGGACGCACTCCCTTCGGCGTAGATTGCAGCGGCTTTGTACAATCCGTTTACCGGTACTGCGGCATTCCGCTACCGCGCGATGCCCGGCAGCAGGCGGAGTTCGGAGAGGTGTTAAGTTTTTTAGAAGAAAGCAAAGCAGGCGATCTTGCATTTTTCGATAATAAAGACGGAGAAATCATTCACGTGGGAATCCTGCTATCCCCTGATCGTATTTTACATGCTTCTGGCAAGGTGAGGATCGACAAGATCGATCACCAGGGAATCTTTCAAGAGGAACTCGGGAACTATACGCATCATTTACGTGTCCTAAAGAGGTACTGA
- a CDS encoding TonB-dependent receptor plug domain-containing protein has protein sequence MNKHTVFLLKSTLVLFCLNPGGILHAQNDSIQEMEEIVVEGTRSSKSIADIPTRVEVLTEEIDESATMDPSKIAHLLTHSTGIQVQTTSAASNTANVRIQGLDGKYTQILKDGFPLYGGFTGSLSIMQIPPLDLRQIEYIKGGASTLYGAGAISGLINLISKDPMKEEHLLHVNASHVGAFDLNSYVSRKKGKIGFSILAQRNSHAMYDVNGDGFTDLPNLVKYNLNPRLRFNITDRIHLVAGATFTDEIRKGGDTHLVRGEQPDSLHFFFEGNDVKRVTSQLKLECLTVKDRVWTLKNSVSRSYRDMNSRFAPLQTTRFTGIQLSSFSEVTYGGKWPNTTFIAGANVYTHEFRELRPDSFPARDEESITLGAFVQFTYTLFKKIHGETGMRLDAQSNRELFWLPRSFFLIKWTENITTRFGGGMGYRTPTLFNQEAEQIYFRNVLPVSDAELETEMSAGGSIDIGMKFPIGKHYFISFNQMFFLTRVNRPLQLADTGFHSGIYHYKNFDGMVRSHGAETFLKFGFFKFVFFAGYTYTNAFLLSENSGYTTLPLTPQHSLKGDLLYSLPGKWRIGADYEYKGAQKLSDGRTTPGIWTFGTVVEYTYRQYTFFGNAENITDVRQTRYENMIRSPHFTPQYTEVWAPLDGFVFNAGIKLRL, from the coding sequence ATGAATAAGCATACGGTATTTCTTTTAAAATCTACTCTTGTTCTCTTCTGTTTGAACCCTGGTGGCATATTGCATGCACAGAATGATTCGATCCAGGAAATGGAGGAGATTGTAGTGGAAGGAACCCGATCCAGCAAGAGCATAGCCGATATACCCACACGAGTGGAGGTGCTAACAGAAGAAATTGATGAGTCAGCAACAATGGATCCCAGTAAGATTGCGCACCTTTTGACCCACAGCACCGGTATCCAGGTTCAGACCACTTCAGCTGCGTCTAACACCGCCAATGTCCGGATACAGGGACTCGACGGAAAATACACCCAAATCCTGAAAGATGGGTTTCCACTCTACGGAGGATTCACCGGCAGCCTGAGCATTATGCAAATTCCCCCGCTCGATTTGCGACAGATAGAGTACATTAAGGGTGGCGCTTCCACCCTATATGGCGCCGGAGCAATAAGCGGTCTCATCAACCTGATCAGCAAGGATCCAATGAAGGAAGAACACCTGCTTCATGTGAATGCTTCACATGTGGGCGCATTCGATTTGAATTCATATGTCAGCCGGAAAAAAGGGAAAATAGGCTTTTCTATTCTTGCCCAACGAAATTCCCACGCCATGTATGATGTGAACGGAGATGGTTTCACTGATCTTCCAAATCTGGTAAAATACAACCTGAATCCCCGCCTCCGGTTCAACATTACTGACCGGATTCACCTGGTTGCCGGCGCCACCTTTACAGACGAGATAAGAAAAGGTGGCGACACCCATCTTGTACGTGGCGAACAACCAGATTCTCTGCATTTCTTCTTCGAAGGCAACGATGTGAAGCGTGTCACATCACAGCTGAAACTGGAGTGCCTCACGGTAAAGGATCGCGTATGGACACTTAAAAACAGCGTTTCACGGTCCTACAGGGACATGAACAGCCGCTTCGCACCATTACAGACGACCCGTTTTACCGGGATACAGCTCTCTTCCTTTTCTGAGGTTACCTACGGTGGCAAGTGGCCAAACACCACCTTCATCGCCGGAGCGAATGTTTATACACATGAATTTCGTGAGCTCCGTCCCGATTCCTTTCCTGCGAGAGATGAAGAAAGTATAACCCTTGGTGCATTCGTTCAATTTACTTATACTCTCTTCAAGAAAATTCACGGTGAAACCGGCATGCGTTTGGATGCGCAGTCGAACAGAGAATTATTTTGGCTACCCCGGTCATTTTTTCTGATTAAATGGACGGAGAACATTACCACTCGTTTCGGAGGAGGAATGGGTTATCGCACGCCCACGCTTTTTAATCAGGAAGCCGAGCAGATATATTTCCGGAACGTGTTGCCTGTCAGCGATGCGGAGCTGGAAACCGAGATGTCTGCGGGAGGAAGTATTGATATTGGGATGAAATTTCCCATAGGTAAACATTACTTTATTTCCTTCAACCAAATGTTTTTTTTAACAAGGGTTAACCGGCCGCTCCAACTGGCCGATACCGGTTTTCATTCCGGGATTTACCATTACAAAAATTTCGACGGCATGGTAAGGAGTCATGGTGCTGAAACTTTTTTAAAATTCGGATTCTTTAAATTTGTCTTTTTCGCAGGCTATACCTATACCAACGCATTTTTACTTTCTGAAAATTCAGGTTACACGACACTTCCCCTCACCCCGCAGCACAGTCTGAAAGGCGATCTGCTTTATAGCTTGCCCGGCAAGTGGCGTATAGGTGCTGATTATGAATACAAGGGCGCCCAGAAATTGTCCGATGGGCGCACAACACCTGGCATCTGGACCTTCGGAACGGTAGTGGAATACACTTACAGGCAGTATACCTTTTTTGGTAATGCAGAAAACATTACTGACGTACGGCAAACAAGGTATGAAAACATGATCCGTTCGCCCCATTTCACCCCACAGTACACAGAAGTTTGGGCACCGCTGGATGGGTTTGTGTTCAATGCGGGAATCAAGCTAAGGCTTTAA
- a CDS encoding nucleotide exchange factor GrpE: protein MQEQKEEKGQPLEEQSPVEEQNVTPETRLAEINDKYIRLYSEFDNFKKRSLKERVEFAKFAAEEAITAILPVLDDLERALKVGQNSSDPKFVEGIQLIHHKFLNALKQKGVEEIKAEQEDFNTDIHEAITNIPAPSEDKKGKVIECVEKGYYLNGKVIRFAKVVVGI from the coding sequence ATGCAAGAGCAAAAGGAAGAAAAGGGTCAGCCTCTGGAGGAGCAATCTCCGGTGGAGGAGCAGAATGTTACACCTGAGACGAGGTTAGCGGAGATAAATGATAAATACATTCGCCTCTATTCCGAATTCGACAATTTTAAGAAGCGCTCTCTGAAGGAGCGGGTCGAATTTGCGAAATTTGCGGCAGAGGAGGCGATTACCGCCATTCTACCGGTTTTGGATGATTTGGAACGGGCACTGAAAGTTGGCCAGAATAGTTCGGACCCAAAATTTGTGGAGGGTATTCAGCTGATCCACCATAAATTTCTTAACGCACTAAAGCAAAAAGGAGTAGAGGAGATTAAAGCGGAACAAGAGGATTTTAATACGGATATTCACGAAGCCATTACGAATATTCCGGCTCCTTCGGAAGACAAGAAGGGTAAGGTTATTGAATGTGTGGAGAAGGGATATTATTTAAACGGCAAGGTTATCCGATTCGCAAAAGTAGTGGTAGGGATATAG
- a CDS encoding NAD(P)H-hydrate dehydratase, whose product MKILSASQIREADAYTIAHEPVSPDALMERAAGKCFEWIVRHFSSVRKFTVYCGPGNNGGDGKVLIHMLKEAGREVGENGEVIIDALFGTGLSRPPEGKWAEQIEAINKSKKPVIAIDIPSGLFADDNGAGDPEHIVWATHTLTFQCPKLSMMLPFTGKYCGKIHVIDIGLHQRFIDTVRTKYYYTDERSVKEIYKPREKFSHKGTYGHALIAAGKEGMMGAAILAGRACLHSGTGLLTMRIPGGEKVVIQTALPEAIVDADTGVTCLSGRIRFVNETAVGAGPGIGTGEDTNSFIKLLIQECPVPLLLDADALNILSANPTWLAFIPAGTILTPHPGEFARLFGAEPDDLKRLDQLIRQAVRLRSVIVLKGAHTWIGLPDGTVWFNATGNPGLAKGGSGDVLSGIITSLLAQGYPPSHAAIFGVYLHGLAADIAVNASSEEALIPGDVISHLGDAFKALA is encoded by the coding sequence ATGAAAATTCTCAGTGCATCACAAATCCGGGAAGCTGATGCGTATACGATCGCGCATGAACCGGTAAGTCCGGATGCACTCATGGAGCGAGCTGCCGGGAAGTGTTTCGAATGGATTGTCCGCCATTTTTCTTCTGTCAGAAAATTTACGGTGTATTGCGGTCCGGGGAATAATGGGGGCGATGGGAAAGTGTTAATACATATGCTTAAGGAAGCCGGCAGGGAAGTAGGCGAAAACGGAGAAGTGATAATTGATGCACTTTTTGGTACCGGATTGTCCCGCCCCCCGGAAGGAAAATGGGCCGAACAAATAGAAGCGATTAACAAAAGCAAAAAGCCGGTGATAGCGATTGATATTCCTTCCGGACTTTTTGCGGATGACAACGGTGCAGGCGACCCGGAACATATTGTATGGGCCACCCACACGCTCACCTTTCAGTGCCCGAAACTATCCATGATGCTGCCCTTCACAGGGAAATATTGTGGCAAGATACATGTGATAGATATTGGACTTCATCAGAGATTCATAGATACTGTCCGGACGAAATATTATTATACGGATGAGAGGTCAGTGAAAGAAATTTACAAGCCCAGGGAAAAGTTTTCCCATAAGGGAACCTACGGACATGCATTGATCGCCGCCGGAAAGGAAGGGATGATGGGTGCAGCAATTCTGGCGGGTAGGGCTTGTCTTCACTCAGGAACCGGGTTGCTGACCATGCGAATTCCCGGAGGTGAAAAGGTGGTGATTCAAACCGCTCTTCCGGAAGCCATTGTTGATGCGGACACTGGCGTTACTTGTCTTTCCGGCCGTATCCGGTTTGTAAATGAGACGGCTGTGGGTGCGGGGCCCGGTATCGGCACCGGAGAGGACACAAACTCTTTTATAAAATTATTGATTCAGGAATGCCCCGTGCCTCTGCTGCTGGATGCCGATGCGCTGAACATTCTTTCCGCTAATCCCACCTGGCTGGCATTTATTCCAGCCGGCACAATACTTACTCCTCATCCGGGAGAATTCGCCCGGCTCTTTGGTGCAGAACCGGACGACCTTAAACGTTTGGATCAGCTGATACGACAGGCGGTGCGGCTTCGCAGCGTAATTGTTTTAAAAGGAGCGCATACCTGGATTGGATTGCCAGACGGAACGGTGTGGTTTAACGCAACGGGTAATCCAGGGTTGGCCAAAGGCGGCAGCGGAGATGTGCTAAGCGGTATTATCACTTCACTGCTTGCACAAGGCTATCCTCCTTCACATGCAGCGATTTTCGGTGTGTATCTCCACGGTCTGGCGGCTGATATTGCAGTCAATGCCTCATCGGAGGAGGCGTTAATACCGGGTGATGTGATCTCCCACCTGGGAGATGCGTTTAAAGCCTTAGCTTGA